A single Thermosynechococcus vestitus BP-1 DNA region contains:
- the rlmB gene encoding 23S rRNA (guanosine(2251)-2'-O)-methyltransferase RlmB, whose translation MTEKPRPRKKNRPPAKRPPRLQRRTPAQPLQKAPPTAPAADAPELLYGRHAVLSALESGRPCNRIWVIPSLRYDPRFHQRLNEAKQQGAIIDTVTPERLDQLCQRGRHQGIAIQVAAYNYWSLEDLLAKAATVNQPVLLAADGITDPQNLGAMIRTAEALGMQGVIIPQRRAVGITATVAKAAAGALEYLPVARVINLNQALETLKAAGYWIYGLSEHGAVPLPKITFDRPTVFVVGSEGEGISLQTQKHCDEIVAIPLAGRTNSLNASVAVGIALYEINCQRSPAWDLTQEPRG comes from the coding sequence ATGACCGAGAAACCCCGTCCCCGCAAAAAAAATCGCCCGCCAGCAAAGCGCCCGCCGCGCCTCCAGCGACGCACGCCAGCTCAACCACTTCAGAAAGCACCCCCAACTGCCCCGGCGGCGGATGCCCCCGAACTCCTCTATGGTCGCCATGCGGTGCTCTCAGCCCTTGAAAGTGGCCGCCCCTGCAACCGTATTTGGGTGATTCCTTCGCTGCGCTACGATCCGCGTTTTCATCAGCGCTTGAATGAGGCCAAACAGCAGGGAGCAATTATTGATACCGTGACCCCGGAGCGCCTCGATCAACTCTGCCAGCGGGGACGACATCAGGGGATCGCCATTCAGGTGGCTGCCTACAATTATTGGTCCCTTGAAGATCTGTTGGCCAAGGCTGCAACCGTGAATCAACCGGTGCTATTGGCTGCCGATGGCATTACGGATCCCCAAAATCTTGGTGCGATGATCCGCACTGCAGAGGCCCTAGGGATGCAGGGGGTGATTATTCCCCAACGACGGGCAGTGGGCATTACCGCAACCGTGGCCAAAGCAGCCGCAGGCGCCTTGGAGTATTTGCCCGTGGCACGGGTGATCAACCTCAACCAAGCCCTTGAAACCCTGAAGGCAGCGGGGTATTGGATCTATGGCCTCTCGGAGCACGGCGCTGTGCCCCTACCGAAAATCACCTTCGATCGCCCCACCGTTTTTGTGGTTGGCAGTGAAGGGGAAGGGATTAGCCTGCAAACGCAAAAGCACTGCGATGAAATTGTCGCCATTCCCTTGGCAGGGCGCACCAATAGCCTCAATGCCTCAGTGGCGGTGGGGATTGCCCTCTACGAGATCAATTGTCAGCGATCGCCCGCGTGGGATCTAACCCAGGAACCCCGGGGCTAG
- a CDS encoding 4-hydroxy-3-methylbut-2-enyl diphosphate reductase, which produces MDTRAFKRSLHSSENYHRKGFGHGEEVNQQLQGEYQSSLIQQIRANGYRWQQGDVTIRLAEAFGFCWGVERAVALAYETRTHFPTERIWITNEIIHNPSVNERLRQMAVEFIPVVNGVKDFSGVRPGDVVILPAFGASVQEMQLLNERGCTIVDTTCPWVSKVWHSVEKHKKVSFTSIIHGKYNHEETIATSSFAGTYLIVLNLEEARYVCDYILHGGDRAAFMAKFAKACSPGFDPDRDLVRVGIANQTTMLKGETEQIGKLFERTMIQKYGPDRLNEHFMSFNTICDATQERQDAMLSLVKEPLDLMVVIGGYNSSNTTHLQEIAIEHGIPSYHIDSADRIGPGNRIEHKPLHQNPTVAENWLPDRPITIGITSGASTPDKVVEEVLNKIFALRSVATVS; this is translated from the coding sequence ATGGATACCCGCGCATTCAAGCGATCGCTACACAGTTCAGAAAACTACCACCGCAAAGGCTTTGGCCACGGCGAGGAAGTGAACCAGCAGCTCCAAGGGGAGTATCAAAGTTCTCTGATTCAGCAGATCCGCGCCAATGGCTATCGCTGGCAGCAGGGGGATGTGACGATTCGCTTAGCGGAAGCCTTTGGGTTTTGTTGGGGCGTTGAACGTGCGGTTGCCCTGGCCTATGAAACCCGCACCCACTTTCCGACAGAGCGCATTTGGATCACGAATGAAATTATCCATAACCCCTCCGTGAATGAGCGCCTCCGGCAAATGGCTGTGGAATTTATCCCCGTTGTGAATGGGGTAAAGGACTTTAGTGGGGTGCGCCCAGGGGATGTGGTGATTTTACCGGCCTTTGGGGCCAGTGTCCAAGAAATGCAATTGCTCAATGAGCGCGGCTGCACGATTGTGGATACCACCTGCCCATGGGTCTCGAAGGTGTGGCACAGTGTTGAGAAGCACAAAAAGGTGAGTTTCACCTCGATCATTCACGGTAAATACAACCACGAGGAAACCATTGCCACCAGTTCCTTTGCCGGCACCTATTTGATTGTGCTCAACCTAGAGGAAGCCCGCTATGTCTGCGATTACATCCTCCACGGGGGCGATCGCGCCGCATTTATGGCCAAGTTTGCCAAGGCCTGTTCCCCTGGCTTTGACCCCGATCGCGATCTGGTGCGGGTCGGCATTGCCAACCAAACAACGATGCTCAAGGGGGAAACAGAGCAAATCGGCAAACTCTTTGAGCGGACGATGATCCAAAAATACGGGCCCGATCGCCTCAATGAGCACTTCATGAGCTTCAATACGATTTGCGATGCCACCCAAGAACGCCAAGATGCAATGCTCAGCTTGGTCAAGGAACCCTTGGATCTAATGGTCGTAATAGGTGGCTACAACTCCTCAAATACCACCCACCTGCAGGAAATTGCCATTGAGCATGGGATTCCCTCCTACCACATTGATTCTGCCGATCGCATTGGACCGGGGAATCGCATTGAGCACAAGCCCCTGCATCAGAATCCCACTGTGGCTGAAAACTGGCTGCCCGATCGCCCGATCACGATTGGCATTACCTCTGGTGCCTCCACCCCCGATAAGGTGGTTGAGGAGGTTCTCAATAAAATTTTTGCCCTGCGCTCTGTGGCAACGGTGTCCTAG
- a CDS encoding hydrolase, whose translation MTFIPPLSDLSLRSQVAQMVVVRASGYRYDRQIQYPAWEPPHNTLKHWIKDWGVGGVILLGGSAVEVAERCQQLQSWATIPLLLAADLEEGVGQRFSGATQFPPPAALGAIAKKNLPRAVELARAMGAHTAAEALAIGLNWVLAPVVDVNNNPANPVINVRAFGEEPDIVSALATAFIEGARTYPVLTTAKHFPGHGDTATDSHLALPVMRHDRDRLQAIEWPPFVAAIAAGVDSVMSAHVHLPALDAERPATLSPPILTGILRQEMGFRGLIVTDALVMGAIANAYGTAEAAVKAVEAGADILLIPPDPPAAIEAVVAAVESGRIPFARIQAAVARIQAAKDRLQPLALQLDYLQTTPAVEVATTIAQESLERAGPALPAVTSGVNCLIVDDALQASFLSHTSPALTLPPTWGFSQRLVIDQQTPLTMIAGLPKAPTFVQVFSRGNPFRGKAGLSAPAIATLERLHTQNQLAGLVVYGSPYTYREMTQWLHPDVPRVFSYGHSSIAQGLALAYLLKVS comes from the coding sequence ATGACCTTTATTCCCCCTCTTTCTGATCTTTCGCTGCGCTCCCAGGTGGCGCAAATGGTGGTTGTGCGAGCCAGTGGCTACCGCTACGATCGCCAGATTCAGTATCCCGCTTGGGAGCCGCCCCACAATACCTTAAAACACTGGATTAAAGACTGGGGCGTTGGCGGCGTGATTCTCTTGGGGGGCAGTGCCGTTGAAGTGGCAGAACGCTGTCAGCAGCTTCAATCCTGGGCGACGATTCCACTACTGCTGGCAGCGGATCTTGAGGAAGGGGTCGGTCAACGCTTCAGTGGTGCGACGCAATTTCCGCCGCCGGCAGCTTTGGGAGCCATTGCCAAAAAGAACCTCCCACGGGCGGTTGAGCTTGCTAGGGCAATGGGAGCCCACACCGCCGCTGAGGCTTTAGCCATTGGGTTGAATTGGGTGCTTGCCCCAGTCGTGGATGTGAATAACAATCCCGCGAACCCAGTGATTAATGTGCGTGCCTTTGGCGAGGAGCCAGACATTGTGAGTGCTCTGGCAACGGCTTTCATCGAAGGGGCACGTACCTATCCAGTGCTGACAACGGCAAAACACTTTCCCGGCCATGGGGATACGGCAACGGATTCCCATTTGGCATTACCGGTGATGCGCCACGATCGCGATCGCCTGCAAGCCATTGAATGGCCGCCCTTTGTTGCTGCCATTGCCGCCGGCGTGGATAGCGTTATGAGTGCCCATGTCCACCTACCTGCCTTGGATGCTGAGCGGCCCGCCACCCTCTCTCCCCCAATTCTCACGGGAATTTTGCGCCAAGAGATGGGGTTCAGGGGTCTGATTGTCACCGATGCCCTTGTCATGGGGGCGATCGCCAACGCCTACGGTACCGCCGAAGCCGCCGTCAAAGCCGTAGAAGCCGGTGCCGATATTTTGCTTATACCCCCAGATCCCCCAGCAGCCATTGAAGCCGTGGTTGCTGCCGTTGAGTCAGGGCGGATTCCTTTTGCCCGCATTCAGGCTGCCGTAGCCCGCATCCAAGCCGCAAAGGATCGCCTTCAGCCCTTGGCATTGCAGTTGGACTATTTGCAAACCACACCAGCAGTTGAGGTAGCCACCACGATTGCCCAAGAGAGTCTTGAGCGTGCCGGCCCAGCCTTGCCAGCAGTGACCTCTGGGGTCAATTGTTTGATTGTGGATGATGCCCTGCAGGCGAGTTTTTTAAGCCACACCTCGCCAGCCCTCACCCTGCCTCCCACTTGGGGATTTAGCCAACGGCTGGTGATTGATCAGCAAACACCGCTAACAATGATTGCGGGCTTGCCCAAGGCACCGACTTTCGTGCAGGTGTTTAGTCGCGGCAATCCTTTCCGCGGCAAAGCGGGTTTAAGTGCGCCAGCGATCGCCACCCTCGAACGCCTCCACACCCAAAATCAACTGGCGGGTCTGGTGGTCTATGGCAGTCCCTACACCTACCGCGAGATGACCCAGTGGCTTCACCCCGACGTGCCCCGCGTCTTTAGCTATGGACACTCCAGCATCGCCCAAGGTCTGGCACTGGCGTACTTACTAAAGGTTTCTTGA